From a region of the Rhizophagus irregularis chromosome 3, complete sequence genome:
- a CDS encoding isocitrate dehydrogenase (NAD(+)) idh1, which produces MLKAFVRTTTPFINLAKQNFARAASTTVTPNEASILKTTKYGGKYTVTLIPGDGIGQETAAAVKTIFRAANVPVEWEQLDVTGYTQEGDLLFKQSVDSLVRNKVALKGILYTPISKLGHQSFNVAMRKDLDIYASLVIIKNLKGCPARHKNVDFAIIRENTEGEYSGLEHQSYPGVVESVKIVTRTKTERIARFAFDFALKFGRKKVTCVHKANIMKLGDGLFLNTCREVAKDYKSSGIEFDDMIVDNCSMQLVSKPQQFDVMVMPNLYGNIVSNVGAALVGGAGIIPGANIGREYVIFEPGCRHVGKDIQGNNTANPTALILSGVMMLQHLGLNDYANRISNAVYKTIESGSARTHDMGGASTTTDFTLAVISNL; this is translated from the exons ATGTTAAAGGCGTTTGTTAGAACAACTACACCTTTTATTAATCTCGCTAAAcaa AATTTCGCTCGTGCGGCTAGCACAACTGTAACTCCAAATGAAGCTTCTATA ttaaaaaCTACCAAATATGGAGGAAAATATACTGTAACGTTGATTCCAGGAGATGGAATTGGTCAAGAAACTGCAGCTGCTGTCAAGACAATATTTAGAGCAGCCAATGTTCCGGTTGAATGGGAACAATTGGATGTTACAGGCTATACTCAAGAAGGGGATCTTTTATTTAAGCAAAGTGTGGATAGTTTAGTTAGGAACAAAGTTGCGTTGAAgg gTATCCTATATACACCCATATCAAAATTAGGGCATCAGTCTTTTAATGTTGCTATGCGTAAAGATTTAGATATTTACGCATCTTtagttatcattaaaaatcTTAAAGGTTGCCCAGCACGTCATAAAAATGTGGATTTTGCAATTATACGTGAGAACACTGAGGGTGAATATTCTGGGTTAGAACATCAG tcATATCCAGGAGTTGTAGAATCTGTCAAGATTGTAACTCGAACAAAGACAGAACGTATTGCACGTTTTGCTTTTGATTTTGCTCTTAAATTTGGACGTAAAAAGGTTACTTGTGTTCATAAGGCTAATATTat gaaactTGGAGATGGGCTTTTCCTTAACACTTGTCGTGAAGTAGCCAAAGACTACAAATCTTCAGGAATTGAATTTGATGATATGATTGTTGACAATTGTTCCATGCAATTGGTATCTAAACCTCAACAATTTGATGTGATGGTTATGCCAAATTTATATGGTAATATTGTTAGCAATGTAGGTGCAGCATTGGTTGGTGGAGCAGGTATCATTCCTGGTGCTAATATTGGTAGAGAATATGTCATATTTGAACCT ggATGCCGTCATGTTGGAAAAGATATTCAGGGTAATAATACTGCTAACCCAACTGCATTGATTCTTTCCGGAGTTATGATGTTGCAACATTTAGGACTTAATGATTATGCTAATAGAATTAGTAATGCTGTATATAAAACAATTGAAAGCGGATCG gccAGAACACATGACATGGGCGGAGCATCTACAACAACCGATTTTACCCTTGCAGTAATTTCGAATTTGTAG